Part of the Mangifera indica cultivar Alphonso chromosome 4, CATAS_Mindica_2.1, whole genome shotgun sequence genome, ATTTTCTTTAACAATTATAAATGCCCGCGGAAAGCATAAGGTATAGGCTTAGAAGAAAGTGTATATATTCTTTGAATGGTAATTAAAAAACGTAAAAGTTGACAACAGAATCGCAGGATGTGCGGAGCTAGAAGAATCTCTTAAGCTGCTTTGGaaaaaataaagtgaaaagAGTAAGCTAAAGTTGGCGCTTCACCAGAGCTTTAATTCGTGTGCTGGATATCATTTTCTAGCTGATAACTTGCGCAGATGATATGCTCGCTGAAATAAGTATTCAATAGAATTTGGAATTGGTCTTTCATGATTCTGCTTCCCATTAATAGAGAATAGCcagtttggtttggattttaGTGTGTAAGACCTCAAATGTCTGGAGGCCGGCTAGAGGAAGATATATAGAGAGAGATTGTTGGAGGGAGAGCTCGGCtaatgaaaagtaaatcttagaaaaaaatattaatttttacatttcagaaataaaatgaaataaaattttaggtttttttaaaatattattaattatttgataatttcacttttcaaattaatgGATTTGTATTAGTTTTGGGCAGGTCTAACAAAGAACACAGAGAACCcaaacaaaacaaccaagaTTTCAGAGGTAAGGCTACGACAATTGGTGTTGATGATTAGGAATGCAGATGAAGAGCAAAGTTGAAAGGCTTGAGCTTTTTAAATTTCGACGGTAATCTACCACTGGTCCCAATTATAACCACAGGAATTCATTCTGCAGATTTTTGGAATTATCGGAAGGCGAAaggacttattttcacccaaagtatgttatcatctcaaattttttctttgttaattttgaaaatcttatttacccattTATGgacgattaaaattaatgaaatcttaacttctcaaaattttattttattttttcctctaacccctaaaaactaacaattttctctcaatgctaagttttaaaaaataacatttccttCTTCCCTtggggtttagttttcaatctctgatGTCATCGTTGACGACCAAGCTTCTATGACACATCATCATGCTTCAATGGTCTCTCTCCCCTCCTCTGAAATGTCGACCATAGCAGATCTGACTTGAAAAGacaaagacgaagagcttcgtctcttGACAAAgcttttcatctttctaaaatAAATCTACGTCGATTAGCATTTCAGAGGAGGGAAAAGAGACCGTCGGAGAATGGTGATGCGTTGGGAAAGCTTTGTCGTTGATGATGACATTGGATTTGAAGttgaagattgaaaactaaaccctaagggaaaaatgtgattttttaaaacttgacttagggaaaaatgattagtttttaggatttttatgAGAAacgagattaaattttaatttatttttaatattataaataaaataattattttatttttaaaattattaattttaattatttatagatagataaataaaacttttaaaattaatgagggAATacttaaaataacaatatactTTGGAGGGGAAATAGACCTTTGGCCTTACCGTAATGCAGACAGAAACTGAAAGATTGAGAGACCGGAGTTTCATGTTGACTTAGGATATAACTTAATATCAATGACGTCACGCTTTCAAGGATAGTTCCCATGTTTGAATTAATGGTGAACGGAAGAACATGGGTTGAAACGTGTAGCTAATACGACTCAGCAATCGTGTGGACGACTTCAATCCAGACGCCATGATTGACCATGGAATAAATCAACTTTTGATTACGTAATTCTCTAAATTAATAACAATCAACATCTTGACTACCATCACATTACTTGTCTGAGTTGTCTACGCCACTGAAATTAGCCATCGTGTTTTTTACTAGAAATACTAGGATTCAAAACACAAAACCAGAATTTCAATCTACAAAGCAGATAGATCAAAGAAATtttcagaaaagaaaagatgtacGTAACAAGACCTCTTTCCATGTACAAAAAGGATCCATCAGCTCTTTCATTGCCTCCTCCAGAAGGTCCAAATTCAGGTATTTTGGTCATCCTAGATGAAGAAGCCGAGCCTACTTGTTGTTTTGGCCTCTGCAAAAGCGATGAACTCAAGGAGCTTCCTTTCCCTCAAAACAAGAACCTCAAAACTCGCTATTCAACTACCTCGGGCACCGGAAACGGCAGCCACACCCATGTCCATTACCACCGTGTTGTCTTCATTCCTGTTCTTAATCTCCCTCTATCTTCCAATCGCTACTACGCTATTCAACCACGGGGCAGCCATAAAGGGTAAGTATAATAACATAAGCTGTACTTTTCTATCTCATAGCCTCCATGAATTGTGTTTCAAAAGAAAGCCAGGTTTAGTTTATCATTAAAACTATGTccaataatatgattgaatgaattgaaattgaGGATTAAATATCACCCAATCATATAacgatatatataaatatatttttactcatGTATTAAAATTGGTTACCTGTAGAATAGCTCTTAGTTTATTTCCAAGGCTAATTAATGAATGCATATTCCAATTGGGTTTCAGGGAAGCATTCACAAACGCAAACGAGGAGGATTTGACAACCTGCTGTTTCTGCAACTTCGTTACCGACAGAAAGCCAGAACCTTTTCATCACGATAACATTTATCAGCAATTTGAGATTTGTTACCGAGACTGGGGAGGCTTTTATGCCAAATCAGTGTCTCCAGATGGGTATCCACCAGAGTTCTTGAGCAGAAAGGGATGGACAGTGGTGACAGAAACTCCCTCTAATTTTTACCTTACTGAAGCACTGGGCCTCGATACTAACCTCCGCACTTCCTTTCCAGATTTCACTTTCCCGTTATCACAAAAGACTTCTAACCCCGTGGTTGTGGGGAGATGGTACTGTCCTTTCATGTTCATCAAAGAGGGAACACCAAAACAACAAATAAGCAGTTCAATGTATTACAAGATGACACTTGAGCAAAGATGGGAACAGATATTTGCATGTGAAAATGATCATAACGAGGATAATGTTGCAGTTGTAGATGCAACTGTCCAAACGGTAGTGGTGTTCTTCGGTGGAGTTGAATGTATGCCTGATGAGAATAACGTGGCAGATGGGATGATGTGGTTTAGGGGTTTGAGCAATAACGAAGGAGAACTGGGTGTGGGGTTGAGTACGCTAATCACAGAGAGAATGAAGTGGGAGCAAGAAAGATTTGGGTGGGTTGGAGGAAATGGGAGGCAAATTGGTGTGAACAGAGTAGAGAAGTTTGGAGGAGTTGGTGAGTGGAGGAAATTTGGCTGTTATGTGTTGGTTGA contains:
- the LOC123214112 gene encoding uncharacterized protein LOC123214112, encoding MYVTRPLSMYKKDPSALSLPPPEGPNSGILVILDEEAEPTCCFGLCKSDELKELPFPQNKNLKTRYSTTSGTGNGSHTHVHYHRVVFIPVLNLPLSSNRYYAIQPRGSHKGEAFTNANEEDLTTCCFCNFVTDRKPEPFHHDNIYQQFEICYRDWGGFYAKSVSPDGYPPEFLSRKGWTVVTETPSNFYLTEALGLDTNLRTSFPDFTFPLSQKTSNPVVVGRWYCPFMFIKEGTPKQQISSSMYYKMTLEQRWEQIFACENDHNEDNVAVVDATVQTVVVFFGGVECMPDENNVADGMMWFRGLSNNEGELGVGLSTLITERMKWEQERFGWVGGNGRQIGVNRVEKFGGVGEWRKFGCYVLVERYALKRMDGRLVLTYDFKHINKIRCKWE